Proteins encoded within one genomic window of Mycoplasma phocoenae:
- a CDS encoding ABC transporter ATP-binding protein has protein sequence MNKKSSKNIFHFWKELRYLLKLYDVNRWIVLLIFLISTIASATSIAANIIFAYIIDNFLSEKALMKPFDNTNFIWVLIYLIGCYVFGECSLMITHWFTVVTSQKVAHKIRMKAYKAIMSMPVSFFEKQQRGALMSTLTNDVDNVANGLLVLIGQSMVTFNYTFLCLGFIAYFSPYLFLVTIATLPLFVIIIGIFVKLSMPYYKTKQNQLAKMNSYTEEVINGQHVLNSFNKNKETIENFRKHNKNLFKPTLKANIISGISYPIGYSLSNVMILIVISVGIILSINGTTGGNGMVSVGSLIAVYTYIRLFTNKLMESLNVFQSTQQGVSSSSRLKELIELKPEYENENLIKITSTHGDVEFQNVSFSYTNDLKNLQLKNVSFKAKKGDTIAIVGATGAGKTTIVNLLSKFYLPTQGKILLDGIDIDSINSNNLRTHISTVLQDVFLFNDSIMENIRYGNLDATDEEVIEACRLSHAHDFILKLENGYQTQILEENNILSQGEKQLISISRAILANKNILILDEATSNVDIQTEKEIQKSIINLTKEKTSFIIAHRLSTIINATKILVVKQGEIIEQGNHEELIQLNGEYKQMYESGYENNE, from the coding sequence ATGAATAAAAAATCTTCTAAAAACATTTTTCATTTTTGAAAAGAATTGCGTTATTTACTCAAATTATACGATGTAAATAGATGAATAGTTTTACTGATATTTTTAATATCGACAATAGCGAGTGCAACTAGTATAGCGGCTAATATAATATTTGCTTATATTATCGATAACTTCTTATCGGAAAAAGCATTGATGAAACCTTTTGATAATACAAACTTTATATGAGTTTTAATATATTTAATTGGTTGTTATGTGTTTGGCGAATGCTCTTTAATGATCACTCATTGATTTACTGTTGTAACAAGTCAAAAGGTAGCGCATAAAATACGAATGAAAGCGTACAAAGCAATAATGAGCATGCCTGTGTCCTTTTTTGAAAAACAACAACGCGGAGCTCTAATGAGCACATTAACAAATGATGTTGATAATGTTGCTAATGGTTTATTAGTTTTAATAGGTCAGTCGATGGTTACATTTAATTACACATTCTTGTGTTTAGGATTTATAGCATATTTTTCACCTTATTTATTTTTAGTAACAATAGCAACTTTACCATTATTTGTTATTATTATTGGTATTTTTGTAAAGCTTTCAATGCCTTACTATAAAACAAAACAAAATCAACTAGCAAAAATGAATTCTTATACCGAAGAAGTTATAAATGGGCAACACGTATTAAATAGTTTTAATAAAAACAAAGAAACTATCGAAAATTTTCGTAAGCATAATAAAAATTTATTTAAACCAACATTGAAAGCAAATATAATAAGCGGTATATCATATCCAATTGGTTATTCGTTATCGAATGTTATGATTTTGATTGTAATAAGTGTGGGTATTATTCTTTCTATTAATGGTACGACAGGTGGAAATGGAATGGTATCGGTAGGTTCATTAATTGCAGTTTATACTTATATAAGGTTATTTACGAATAAATTAATGGAATCATTAAATGTTTTTCAATCCACTCAACAGGGAGTGAGCTCTAGTTCAAGATTAAAAGAATTGATTGAATTAAAACCTGAATATGAAAACGAAAATTTAATCAAAATAACAAGCACACATGGCGATGTCGAATTTCAAAATGTATCATTTAGTTACACAAATGATTTGAAAAACTTACAACTTAAAAACGTATCATTCAAGGCAAAAAAAGGCGATACTATCGCAATTGTGGGTGCTACAGGAGCTGGTAAAACAACAATAGTTAATTTATTATCAAAATTTTATTTACCAACACAAGGTAAAATTCTTCTTGATGGAATCGATATTGACAGTATAAATTCAAACAACTTGCGTACTCACATTTCAACCGTTCTGCAAGATGTGTTTTTATTCAATGATTCAATTATGGAAAATATAAGATATGGTAATTTAGATGCCACAGATGAAGAAGTGATTGAAGCATGTAGATTATCGCATGCGCACGATTTCATATTAAAATTAGAAAATGGATATCAAACACAAATTTTAGAAGAAAACAATATTTTGTCCCAAGGGGAAAAACAACTAATTTCAATATCAAGAGCAATACTTGCAAATAAAAATATATTGATATTAGATGAAGCCACGTCCAATGTAGATATTCAAACAGAAAAAGAAATTCAAAAATCCATTATCAACTTAACAAAAGAAAAAACATCATTTATTATTGCTCACAGATTGTCCACCATAATTAACGCTACAAAAATCTTAGTGGTTAAACAAGGCGAAATTATTGAACAAGGAAATCATGAAGAATTAATACAACTAAACGGTGAATACAAACAAATGTATGAATCAGGGTATGAAAATAACGAATAG